In Rhea pennata isolate bPtePen1 chromosome 20, bPtePen1.pri, whole genome shotgun sequence, a single window of DNA contains:
- the P2RX1 gene encoding P2X purinoceptor 1: MGQKCMENVSSFLFEYDTPRMVLVRNKKVGLTFRLIQLIVLAYIIGWVFLYEKGYQTQDSIVSSVSVKLKGLTLTNESRLGPHIWDVVDYVFPPQGDSSFVVMTNFIITPGQKQGMCPELPDAGLCERDSDCSKGKYSRQGQGLMTGKCVHFNSSVKTCEIFGWCPVEVDYDVPNPALLLEAEKFTLFIKNSITFPRFKVSRRNLVESVTKQYLKKCTYHKVTDSLCPVFDLGYIVKESGQNFTLLAVKGGVVGITIDWNCDLDWPVRHCKPIYQFHGLYNDDSNVSPGFNFRYAKYYKEDGTDKRTLYKVFGIRFDILVNGKAGKFDIIPTMTTIGSGIGIFGVASVLCDLLLLHFLQGRDYYKQKKFKYAEQEPTKSHKKEKKVDNTQ; this comes from the exons ATGGGGCAGAAGTGCATGGAGAACGTGTCCTCCTTCCTCTTCGAGTACGACACCCCCCGCATGGTGCTGGTGAGGAACAAGAAGGTGGGACTGACCTTCCGGCTGATCCAGCTCATCGTCCTGGCGTACATCATCGG GTGGGTTTTCCTCTACGAGAAGGGCTACCAGACGCAGGACAGCATCGTCAGCTCAGTGTCGGTGAAGCTCAAGGGGCTGACGCTGACCAACGAGAGCCGCCTGGGCCCCCACATCTGGGATGTGGTTGATTATGTCTTCCCACCGCAG GGTGACAGCTCTTTTGTGGTGATGACCAACTTCATTATCACCCCTGGACAAAAGCAAGGAATGTGCCCTGAG CTGCCGGATGCCGGGCTCTGCGAGCGGGACAGTGACTGCAGCAAGGGGAAGTACAGCCGCCAGGGACAAG GCCTTATGACTGGCAAGTGTGTGCATTTCAACAGCTCTGTGAAGACCTGCGAGATCTTTGGCTGGTGCCCTGTTGAAGTAGACTATGATGTTCCTAA CCCTGCCCTGCTATTGGAAGCAGAAAAGTTCACCTTATTCATCAAGAACAGCATCACCTTCCCCAGGTTCAAGGTGTCCAG gCGCAACTTAGTTGAGAGTGTCACCAAGCAGTACCTGAAGAAATGCACGTATCACAAAGTCACGGACTCCTTGTGCCCCGTGTTTGACCTGGGATACATAGTGAAGGAATCGGGGCAAAATTTTACTCTCCTGGCTGTTAAG GGGGGAGTCGTGGGCATCACCATAGACTGGAACTGCGACCTCGACTGGCCTGTCCGGCACTGCAAACCCATCTACCAGTTCCACGGCCTCTACAATGATGACAGCAACGTTTCTCCGGGCTTCAACTTCAG GTACGCCAAGTACTACAAAGAGGACGGGACGGACAAAAGGACGCTGTACAAGGTGTTCGGGATCCGGTTCGACATCCTGGTGAATGGCAAG gCAGGAAAATTTGACATTATCCCGACCATGACCACAATTGGCTCTGGAATTGGTATTTTTGGGGTG GCCTCTGTCCTCTGCGACCTGCTGCTGCTACATTTCCTCCAAGGACGGGACTATtacaagcagaagaaattcaaatatGCAGAACAGGAGCCT ACGAAGTCAcataagaaggaaaagaaggtggacAACACGCAGTGA